DNA sequence from the Pseudoglutamicibacter cumminsii genome:
ATCGCGGTCATCGAGCGTTCCAGGGAACGTGACAACGCCGATCTTGACACCCGAGTTCGGGTAGGTGTCCACGGAGTTATCAACCAAGAAAGGGAAATCGGTGGTGCGGGGCATTACTGACCGTCCTCAACCACAGCCACGTTGACAACGTCTTCGATGACCGGGTTGGACAGCAGGGTCTCAGCGGCTTCGCGAGCTGCAGCCAAGGTATCTTCGGTCACTTCGCCGTCCACGGTCAGTTCAAAGCGCTTGCCCTGACGGACTCCGCTGAACTGGGTGAAACCGAGGCGAGGGAATGCACCGAGAATTGCTTTACCCTGCGGGTCCAGAATCTCGGGCTTGGGCATGACGTCAACGACGATCCGGGCCATGTTGTGGGATCTCCTGAGGTGGCAGTTTTTTGTCGCGAGCACACGAAAGTGGTGCTGGCGCACTTGCCTCTCTATCTTATCCGTTTACGTCCACGCGTGGGATGTGATGCGTCTAGATGATGCCTTGGTTGAGCATCGCGGTTGCTACGCGGCTGAAACCGGCAACGTTCGCGCCGAAAACATAGTCCCCACCGCGGCCGTACTTATCGGCGGATTCGAGGCAGGTTTCGTGGATGTTCTCCATGATCTCGGTGAGGCGCTGGACGGTGTAGTCGAATGTCCAGGAGTCACGGGACGCGTTCTGTTGCATCTCGAGCGCGGAGGTCGCAACGCCACCGGCGTTAGCTGCCTTGCCTGGGCCGAAGAGGACCTTCGCGTCGCGGAATGCTGCCACCGCATCGGGGGTCGATGGCATGTTTGCGCCTTCGGACACGGCCTTGACGCCGTTGCGGATCAAGGTGTGGGCGTCTCGGCCGTTGAGTTCGTTCTGGGTTGCGCATGGCAGTGCGACGTCGGTCGGCAGGTCCCAGATTGAGCCGTCGGTGACTACGCGGGCGCCGTTGCCGCGGCGTTCTGCGTAGTCAGCGATGCGGCCGCGCTCGACTTCCTTGACCTGCTTGATGAGCTCGAGGTCGATCCCGTTCGGGTCGTAAACGTAGCCGGAGGAGTCGGAGCACGCCTGCACGGTCGCGCCGAGCATCTGGGCTTTTTGCATAGCGTAGATCGCGACGTTGCCAGAACCGGACACGGTGACTTTGGCGCCGTCGAAGGATTCGCCGCGGGTCTTGAGCATGGATTCCGCGAAGATCACGGCACCGTAGCCGGTCGCTTCGGTGCGGGCACGCGAGCCACCCCACAGCAGGGATTTACCGGTGAGGACGCCGGATTCGTAGGCGTTGGTGATGCGGCGGTACTGGCCGAACATGTAGCCGATTTCGCGTGCGCCCACGCCGATGTCACCTGCAGGGACGTCGGTGTACTGGCCGATGTGGGAGGCAAGTTCGGTCATGAACGACTGGCAGAAACGCATGATTTCCGCATCGGATTTGCCGTGCGGGTCAAAGTCGGAGCCGCCCTTACCGCCGCCGATTGGCATGCCAGTCAGCGAGTTTTTGAAGATCTGCTCGAAGCCGAGGAACTTGATGATGCCGATGTTGACGGACGGGTGGAAACGCAGGCCGCCCTTGTACGGGCCGAGGGCGGAGTTGTACTGAACGCGGAAGCCGCGGTTGATCTGAACCTGGCCGTTGTCGTCAACCCACGGGACGCGGAAGATGATCTGGCGTTCTGGTTCGCACAGGCGCTGCATGATCCCGTACTCCATGAGTTCGGGGTGCTTCTTCACGACTGGGCCGAGCGAATCGAAGACTTCTGCAACTGCTTGGTGGAACTCTGGTTCGCCAGGGTTGCGTCGAAGTACGTCAGCGTATGCATCCTCAAGCTGTGGTTCCACAGTTCCTCCTGAAATCGTCTTGCAGGTCTCCAGTGTAGAAAAATTTGTTGCCGGGCCGGTTTTTTATTTCATAACGGCTGGCAATGTGAAGAGTCAGGTCGATGTGTCTAGGCGATGTATCTAGGTGGCGGCTGGGACTTGTGGGTGGCGGATTCCGGGGTGAGTTTTAGGGATCGAGCCGAACAGCATCCAGCCGGACGCGATGAGGCTCACGGCGAAGAGTGGGTAGCTGAGCAGTACGTGCGCCACGGAGAGCCCGATGACGTGGCCGGTGGCCCAGAAGTAGCCGAGCACGATGACGCGGACGCCGTATTGAGCTACCCAGAACCAGGATGCTCGGTTGTAGGCGCGCAGGATGACAGGGTCTTTGCGCCAGGTTGTTTTGGTTCCGAGGATCGCGCCGAGCACGATCCCGAGGAACGGCCACCGGACCATGATGGAGGCCATCCATGCGAGCATCGAGGCGGCATTGGAGAGGAGCCGGAGCAGGAAGAAGTCCACGGCGTTGCCGGTGTAGACAGCGACGGCGGCTGACGCTACGACGGCGAGGAGCCCGAAGATCACTGAGGTCAGTTTGCGCCGCTGGTAGAGCGCGAGGCCCGCGATGATGAGCCCGGAGAGGGTTGCCGCGGCACCGCCGATGACGACGTTGTTGTTGCTGAGCATCCAAGCGATCACGAATACGACGGGCGGGATGGTCGCTTCGATCGCTGGTCGCGCGCCGCCGAGCAGCTCGAGGAGGGATTCGGACTTAGCGTTAGCCTCCGGCGTAGCGTGCTCTCCGCGCTCATGTGGTGTGGCCATAGGCGCTAGTCTAGATTCCGACCATCGTGTGTTCTGGCTCATATCGCACGCGATGGGGAAGGTGAGGTTTCATGGCCAAGGCAACTCCGGCATCGGACGCAACTGTTTCCACCGGTGCAGTTGTTTCCGCGGAAGCAATTGAAGCGCTCAACGTGGCGATGAGCGGCAGCATCGCGACGGATGAGGCGACG
Encoded proteins:
- a CDS encoding DUF3159 domain-containing protein, coding for MATPHERGEHATPEANAKSESLLELLGGARPAIEATIPPVVFVIAWMLSNNNVVIGGAAATLSGLIIAGLALYQRRKLTSVIFGLLAVVASAAVAVYTGNAVDFFLLRLLSNAASMLAWMASIMVRWPFLGIVLGAILGTKTTWRKDPVILRAYNRASWFWVAQYGVRVIVLGYFWATGHVIGLSVAHVLLSYPLFAVSLIASGWMLFGSIPKTHPGIRHPQVPAAT
- the gdhA gene encoding NADP-specific glutamate dehydrogenase; this translates as MEPQLEDAYADVLRRNPGEPEFHQAVAEVFDSLGPVVKKHPELMEYGIMQRLCEPERQIIFRVPWVDDNGQVQINRGFRVQYNSALGPYKGGLRFHPSVNIGIIKFLGFEQIFKNSLTGMPIGGGKGGSDFDPHGKSDAEIMRFCQSFMTELASHIGQYTDVPAGDIGVGAREIGYMFGQYRRITNAYESGVLTGKSLLWGGSRARTEATGYGAVIFAESMLKTRGESFDGAKVTVSGSGNVAIYAMQKAQMLGATVQACSDSSGYVYDPNGIDLELIKQVKEVERGRIADYAERRGNGARVVTDGSIWDLPTDVALPCATQNELNGRDAHTLIRNGVKAVSEGANMPSTPDAVAAFRDAKVLFGPGKAANAGGVATSALEMQQNASRDSWTFDYTVQRLTEIMENIHETCLESADKYGRGGDYVFGANVAGFSRVATAMLNQGII
- the purS gene encoding phosphoribosylformylglycinamidine synthase subunit PurS — its product is MARIVVDVMPKPEILDPQGKAILGAFPRLGFTQFSGVRQGKRFELTVDGEVTEDTLAAAREAAETLLSNPVIEDVVNVAVVEDGQ